The nucleotide sequence GAAAAACGCACATATACGTGTTTTAGTCATACTCGCTATTCTTTCTTTAGTCGGGATAATAGGCACTCAGATTTTTTGGCTTAATAACGCTATAGAGCAACAGGATCAAGTTTTCAATCACAATGTTCAGGTTGCTTTAAGAAATGTAGTTGAATCACTATGTGAAGCAAATGGGAAAGACTTCCCTGAGGTCAATCCTATCGAACAGGTTTCCGGTAATTATTTTATTGTACGAACAAACGACCGTATTGATCTTGCCAATCTAGAGTATCTTATTTCTGCAGAAATAAAGAAAAGATCTATATCTCAGGATTTTGAATATGGAGTTTATGACTGCACCAACGATCGAATGGTATATGCAGATAACATTAATCTTAAGGCCGAATACAAGCGCTCTGTAATTCCTGTTTTACAAAATGAAGAGTATTACTTTGGCGTTTATTTTCCAGAAAAATCTAAAACTCTTTTTTCCGGATTTGATCTTTGGAAATTTACATCAGCTATTACCCTTGTTGTCATTGTATTCTTTGGTTATGCCTTGTTTGTAATCCTTCGACAAAAGCGCTTGAGTGAAGTTCAAAAAGATTTTATAAACAATGTTAGCCATGAGCTGAAAACCCCATTAGCTACACTTTCCTTGGCGACTTCAAGCTTACAGGAAAGATCCAATGGGAAGGATGGAAAGTACTTACAAATAATTCAAACTGAAGTTTCACGTCTCAAAAAAAATGTGGAAGATATTCTTTATTCTTCATTGGTAGATACCAGAATCTCAATCAAAAAAGAGGTTGTATCAATTCCAGATTTCTTGAATGAATTGGTTGATGAACTTAAGAATGAGTATGCAGCTCATATGATTGAATGGGAAGTGAAAGGTGAAACCAAACAAGTAGTTAACACGAATCAAAAAATATTGACAAATATTGTTAGAAACCTTGTGGATAATGCGGTCAAATACGGAGGGAAAAAAATCATTGTGGAATTTCATCAAGACGAAAAGAAAACAACGATCTCAGTCCAAGATGACGGCATTGGAATCTCAGAAAGTCAGATCAAGAAAATTTTTAACAAGTTTTACAGAGTGCCAGAAAGCCAACATCAGCACAATCAAAAAGGATTTGGCTTAGGATTACACATAGTTAGTTCTGCGCTAAAAAGATTGAAAGGAAGAGTCTCTTTATCATCGCATTTAGGTAAAGGAAGTACATTCAAAATTATATTACCCAATGGCTAAAATCCTACTAGCAGAAGACGATGAGAATTTAGGTTTCATGGTTCAAGACAATCTTGAGCAACTTAATCATGAAGTCGTATGGTATAAAAATGGGATCGAAGCATTCAATGAATTTCAAAATCAATCATTTGAAATATGCGTGCTGGATGTAATGATGCCAAAGATGGATGGATTTGAGCTAGCTTCTAAAATACGCGAGCAGGATGAGTTCATCCCTATCCTCTTTTTAACTGCTAAATCTCAAGAAGAAGATCGCCTTGAAGGCTTTGAGGTTGGTGGTGATGACTATATCTCAAAGCCATTTTCAATGAAAGAATTAGGCTATAGGATCGAAGTTTTTTTAAGGAGGAGTAATTCCAAAGAAATTGGTTTTTCTGATGAGACTAAACATTTTGGGAGTTCCGTTTTTGATGTCAAAAACCTTGTCTATAGATGTGACGACTTTCAGAGTTCATTAACTCAAATGGAGGCCAACCTACTTAATTTGCTTCTCAAGTATAAGAATCAATTAGTCAAACGAGAAGTTATTCTTGAAACAATCTGGGGTGAAAATGATTACTTCAAAGGTCGAAGCTTAGACGTATTTATTACACGACTCAGAAAGTACCTCAAAAATGATAGCTCATTAGAAATTAGAAATCACCATGGTGTAGGATTTAGTCTAATAATTTCAGAATAGGTGAAATTAAAGTCATCCCACATTAAGGTGGCTTTTTAAAACTTTAATTGATCACTATCTTTTTAGTCAATCTCTTTTTACCTTGACTGATTTCCATTAAATAAATGCCCTCTTTTTGATCAGATAAATCAATCATCTCTGAGTATGTTCCACCAAATCTTTCAAAACGTCTATTAAAAACTTCCTTTCCTTCCAGATCAGAAACACGAATATCCAACTCTCCTTCTTGAGGCAATTCAAACCTCACTTTAAAACGACCATTGGATGATGGATTAGGGGAAAAACTTAAATCATCTAAGACAAGCTTATTGCTATCTTCCACTTTCCCCTTTTTACCAAACTCATCTTCAACATCAAGAATTTTTATTCTCTTTGTTACAATTACCTTCACAGATTTATGAGCGTTACTATCATCTAACTTATCAAAAAGAACGTCCAGTTCGATACCTAGTTCTTTCATTTTTTCTTTGTACTCATCCATATTCATTCCATCTAAATGAAAATTGAAAAAGCTATTGGAAGAATCTCCATCAAAGTGCTTAAAAAAGAAGGTATTATCATTATCCTCCTCATCTTCTCCATTGTGGAAAAACTTAAAAAAAGATTTGCTGTGATCTCTCATTTGATCTAAGTGAAAGATCATTTCTTCATCATCAGATCCATCAAACCAGAAATCAAATGCTTCATCATCGCCTGCGAATTCCTTATAATTTGGATCCGCATTCATCTCTTCAGTAGAGTTATATTCTCCCTTAAAAGTTTTTTTCTCACCATTAATCTCTTTAGTGATTTCTACTACAATTTTTCCTTCATCTTGTGATTGAGCAAAAATTGAAACGTTCATAATGAGCAGCAGGCCCATGATTAAAATAGTTACTTTCTTTTCCATTTTATCCCAGTTTATTTTTTCAATTTGACTAATCGAAAGTACGAACTGGTTTTATATCTCACTGTTAATCAGTAGTTAATCCTTGTTAAAAATGGTTAAACAAGAACTACGCTCCATTCAACATCGTATTTTTGAACTATGAAGCGAAAGACACTTAGGTGGATAATAGGGTTAATGGGTTTGTCCATGATGGGCCTTATTGCTTTTCAGCTTTACTGGATTGATTCATTGGTTACTGCTAATGAAGAGCGTTTTAGAAAAGATGTTTTGGATGCTCTAAGCACAGTTGCTGGTAAGCTTGAGAAACAAGAAACATATGCTGCCCTTCAGAAATTGAATTATTTGAATTCCCCGATATATAATGATGTTCAACTTCGAGAAATACAAAAAAGTCAACAATCAAATAATTCTAGAAATGTAGAGGTAGTACAGCGAGGAAATCAGCAGGTTTTTGTTTTTGCCGATACTGTACAGAATGGCAGTTTCGAATTTGTTGTTAACTTTTCCAGCACTGCTGATAACTTCTTTTTTGAAGACTTTGCACCTCCATTAGGTTCCTCAATGGAGGAAATGCTGGAAGAGCGAGATGTTAAAATAGAGCAGCTTGAAAGTAAACTAGCTAAGGTTTCCAGAAAATATGAGCTAACTTTTGATGTAGTGAAAGACCTAATGGGTCCCAATAGATCAGTTTCCTCACGTTTTAATCCAAATCAACTAGACTCATTATTGAAAAGTGAGCTGATCGGAAAAGGAATTAATATAGACTATGATTATGGCGTTTTGCAGCCTCATGCGAAAAGATTCCTTCTCTTAACGAATAATATTAGACAAAATGAGCTGAAAGAGAGTGAATTTAGGACAACATTATTCCCGAATGATATATTCGAAAGTGATAGTATGTTAATTATAGATTTCCCTGGAAAGCAAGGGTATTTGGTTGGTAAGGTATGGTCTGCAATGGCAAGTTCGGGTTTTCTCGTTCTCGTGATCTTATTCTGCTTTGGGTATAGCATTAGAACGATAGTTCGACAGAAGAAGCTTTCTGAAATGAAGAATGATTTCATCAATAATATGACTCATGAACTTAAGACACCTATTTCCACTGTTTCATTGGCTGTTGAAGCTCTCAATGACAAAGAAATTGAGCAAAGTAAGCTCAGGACAAAATACATCAAGGTAATTGGTGAGGAAAATAAGCGTTTGGGAGATCAGGTTGAGAAAGTCTTACAAATAGCTGCTATTGATAGAAATGATTATAATCTTAAAGAAGAAATGTTAAGGATGAGTGATGTAATGAAAAGTGCTGCTGATCATATTTCTATTCAAGTAGAGCAGCGTGGCGGCAGATTAAATATGATCGAGAAAGCTGATAAGGATCTAGTCAAGGGTGACGAAATTCATCTTACAAACATCATTCTCAATTTATTAGATAATGCGAATAAGTATTCGTCCGAAGCACCCAATATCACCCTAAGAACTGCTTCGGATACAGAAGATTTTATTATATCCATTCATGATAAAGGAATAGGTATGACTAGAGAGCAACAAAAGCATATTTTCGAAAAATTTTATCGAGTTCCCACTGGGAACCTTCACAATGTCAAAGGTTTTGGCTTAGGCCTAGCCTATGTACAACGCATCGTAGAGGCTCATGGTGGTAGTATTCATGTAGATAGCGAGCCAGGAAAAGGAAGCAAGTTTTCAATCACATTACCACTAGCAAATGAAGCCTAGATTATTAATAGTAGAAGATGACCCAAATCTGGGCGAAATTTTAAGTGAATACTTAGGATTAAAAGGTTATGAAACAACATTAATGAGAGATGGTGAAGAAGGTGGAAGAGCTTTCAAAAAAGCCGAATTTGACCTTTGCATTCTTGATTTAATGATGCCCAAAAAAGATGGGTTCACGTTAGCTAAAGAGATAAGAGCTACCGATGATGATACTCCTATAATCTTTCTCACTGCTAAGTCCATGAAACAAGACATCATCAAGGGATTCACTATTGGTGCTGATGATTACATGACAAAGCCTTTTAGCATGGAAGAGCTACTTCTTCGAATACAAGCAATCCTTAAAAGGTCAATTAAAAAAGAAGAACCTTTTCCAAATCCTTTTACTATAGCAGGGTTGGTATATTATTATCAAGAGAATAGATTAATTACACCCAAAAGAGAAATCAATCTGACAACAAAAGAAAATGAGCTCTTGAAAATCTTCTTTGAAAATGTAAACAAGACTGTTGAAAGAAGTTCAGCTCTAAAAAAAATCTGGAAAGATGACAGCTACTTTAATGCAAGAAGCATGGATGTATATATCGCTAAAATTCGAAAGTATCTTTCGGATGAACCCAGCCTTAAGATATTAACAATTCATGGTGAAGGTTTCAAATTAGTGGAGGTCAATTGAGATAATTCTAGTTCTATTTGCTTATATTTATAAGAAGCGTTTCTCAAAGAACCAATCTTATTCAATCATGCTATTAGTACCATCAATATCAGTTATTGAAGGCAGAACCATACGCCTCAAACAAGGAGATTACTCCAGTGAAAAAGAATATAGTGACACTCCAATAGATGTCGCTAAACAATTTGAAGATCATGGTATTTCGAGAATTCATTTGATTGACTTAGATGGCGCGAGAAAGGGTACTTCCATCAATTATGATATTCTACACCTTATTTCAGCTTACACAAACCTT is from Marinobacter alexandrii and encodes:
- a CDS encoding HAMP domain-containing sensor histidine kinase; this translates as MKNAHIRVLVILAILSLVGIIGTQIFWLNNAIEQQDQVFNHNVQVALRNVVESLCEANGKDFPEVNPIEQVSGNYFIVRTNDRIDLANLEYLISAEIKKRSISQDFEYGVYDCTNDRMVYADNINLKAEYKRSVIPVLQNEEYYFGVYFPEKSKTLFSGFDLWKFTSAITLVVIVFFGYALFVILRQKRLSEVQKDFINNVSHELKTPLATLSLATSSLQERSNGKDGKYLQIIQTEVSRLKKNVEDILYSSLVDTRISIKKEVVSIPDFLNELVDELKNEYAAHMIEWEVKGETKQVVNTNQKILTNIVRNLVDNAVKYGGKKIIVEFHQDEKKTTISVQDDGIGISESQIKKIFNKFYRVPESQHQHNQKGFGLGLHIVSSALKRLKGRVSLSSHLGKGSTFKIILPNG
- a CDS encoding response regulator transcription factor: MAKILLAEDDENLGFMVQDNLEQLNHEVVWYKNGIEAFNEFQNQSFEICVLDVMMPKMDGFELASKIREQDEFIPILFLTAKSQEEDRLEGFEVGGDDYISKPFSMKELGYRIEVFLRRSNSKEIGFSDETKHFGSSVFDVKNLVYRCDDFQSSLTQMEANLLNLLLKYKNQLVKREVILETIWGENDYFKGRSLDVFITRLRKYLKNDSSLEIRNHHGVGFSLIISE
- a CDS encoding T9SS type A sorting domain-containing protein, with amino-acid sequence MEKKVTILIMGLLLIMNVSIFAQSQDEGKIVVEITKEINGEKKTFKGEYNSTEEMNADPNYKEFAGDDEAFDFWFDGSDDEEMIFHLDQMRDHSKSFFKFFHNGEDEEDNDNTFFFKHFDGDSSNSFFNFHLDGMNMDEYKEKMKELGIELDVLFDKLDDSNAHKSVKVIVTKRIKILDVEDEFGKKGKVEDSNKLVLDDLSFSPNPSSNGRFKVRFELPQEGELDIRVSDLEGKEVFNRRFERFGGTYSEMIDLSDQKEGIYLMEISQGKKRLTKKIVIN
- a CDS encoding HAMP domain-containing sensor histidine kinase, whose amino-acid sequence is MKRKTLRWIIGLMGLSMMGLIAFQLYWIDSLVTANEERFRKDVLDALSTVAGKLEKQETYAALQKLNYLNSPIYNDVQLREIQKSQQSNNSRNVEVVQRGNQQVFVFADTVQNGSFEFVVNFSSTADNFFFEDFAPPLGSSMEEMLEERDVKIEQLESKLAKVSRKYELTFDVVKDLMGPNRSVSSRFNPNQLDSLLKSELIGKGINIDYDYGVLQPHAKRFLLLTNNIRQNELKESEFRTTLFPNDIFESDSMLIIDFPGKQGYLVGKVWSAMASSGFLVLVILFCFGYSIRTIVRQKKLSEMKNDFINNMTHELKTPISTVSLAVEALNDKEIEQSKLRTKYIKVIGEENKRLGDQVEKVLQIAAIDRNDYNLKEEMLRMSDVMKSAADHISIQVEQRGGRLNMIEKADKDLVKGDEIHLTNIILNLLDNANKYSSEAPNITLRTASDTEDFIISIHDKGIGMTREQQKHIFEKFYRVPTGNLHNVKGFGLGLAYVQRIVEAHGGSIHVDSEPGKGSKFSITLPLANEA
- a CDS encoding response regulator transcription factor, producing the protein MKPRLLIVEDDPNLGEILSEYLGLKGYETTLMRDGEEGGRAFKKAEFDLCILDLMMPKKDGFTLAKEIRATDDDTPIIFLTAKSMKQDIIKGFTIGADDYMTKPFSMEELLLRIQAILKRSIKKEEPFPNPFTIAGLVYYYQENRLITPKREINLTTKENELLKIFFENVNKTVERSSALKKIWKDDSYFNARSMDVYIAKIRKYLSDEPSLKILTIHGEGFKLVEVN